In Blastopirellula sp. J2-11, a single genomic region encodes these proteins:
- a CDS encoding DUF1559 domain-containing protein — translation MKLDRLSKKKTARRGFTLVELLVVIAIIGVLIGLLLPAVQQAREAARRMHCQNNLKQIGLALHNYHDTYQSLSSGNQGSAHADGESYSGHGWTWHSNILTFLEQGTLFDAIQGSDGFGNESGSQNSGKPLIVRDTIVSVFWCPSQEDVTNGPSKNGYQPSNYNGNMGTRIGNGNDDCECTGVMNLDEMRSDPWGCMNGNGIFYVDSKTRFRDVRDGLTNTIFVSEVVDTGGDTMGHYGVGSDRRAIFSTGADGNPPVEMSEYLIAAEGNDPINGGSEEAAGSWHAGGANFVMGDGSVRFLSENMDMATYQGLSTRSGGEVLGAF, via the coding sequence ATGAAACTTGATCGTTTGTCCAAAAAGAAGACTGCTCGCCGTGGTTTCACCTTGGTGGAACTGCTTGTTGTCATCGCGATTATCGGCGTGCTCATTGGGCTGCTATTGCCGGCCGTCCAGCAAGCCCGCGAGGCGGCCCGGCGAATGCATTGCCAGAATAACCTGAAGCAGATCGGGCTGGCGCTGCACAACTATCACGATACCTACCAGAGCCTATCCTCCGGCAATCAAGGCTCGGCGCATGCGGATGGCGAGAGTTACAGCGGACATGGCTGGACATGGCACTCCAACATCCTGACATTCCTCGAACAAGGGACGCTCTTCGACGCGATCCAGGGTTCTGACGGGTTTGGCAACGAATCGGGGAGCCAAAACTCTGGGAAACCATTGATAGTGCGTGACACGATCGTTTCCGTGTTCTGGTGTCCTTCCCAGGAAGACGTCACCAATGGTCCTTCGAAGAATGGGTATCAGCCCTCCAATTACAACGGCAACATGGGGACCCGGATCGGGAACGGAAATGACGACTGCGAGTGCACAGGCGTAATGAATCTCGACGAAATGAGGTCGGACCCTTGGGGCTGCATGAATGGAAACGGGATTTTCTACGTCGACAGTAAGACTCGGTTTCGAGATGTGCGTGACGGTCTGACCAACACGATCTTCGTAAGCGAGGTTGTCGACACCGGCGGCGACACCATGGGCCATTATGGGGTCGGCAGCGACCGGCGCGCCATCTTCTCTACCGGGGCTGACGGCAATCCGCCTGTCGAGATGTCGGAATATTTGATCGCCGCTGAAGGCAATGATCCGATCAACGGCGGCTCTGAAGAAGCGGCAGGCAGCTGGCACGCCGGCGGAGCCAATTTCGTCATGGGAGACGGGAGCGTCCGATTTCTTTCGGAAAACATGGACATGGCGACCTACCAGGGGCTCAGCACCCGCTCTGGGGGCGAAGTCCTGGGCGCGTTCTGA
- a CDS encoding Ig-like domain-containing protein: protein MKSNQAGRLAAALSVILLSLPGCSAPSDQPDLGQVSGTITLDGNPLSGIVVVFQPDNGRPAHGRTDAEGKYELTYIRNTRGTKIGHNRVEIAPSEEADEPDDAEPDAESPQVKRRGKAGKPKIPTRYNTQSELEADVQPGANTFDFDLSSQRSRSGRRR, encoded by the coding sequence GTGAAGTCAAACCAAGCTGGTCGCCTGGCGGCGGCCTTGTCGGTGATCCTGCTGAGTCTGCCAGGCTGCAGCGCCCCTAGTGATCAGCCGGATCTGGGGCAAGTGAGCGGAACCATCACGCTTGATGGAAATCCGCTCAGCGGAATTGTCGTCGTCTTTCAGCCTGATAACGGCCGTCCGGCCCATGGCCGCACCGATGCGGAGGGGAAGTATGAGCTGACCTACATTCGCAATACCCGGGGGACCAAGATCGGCCACAATCGCGTGGAAATCGCACCGAGCGAAGAAGCGGATGAGCCTGACGACGCGGAACCGGACGCCGAAAGTCCCCAAGTCAAGCGGCGGGGCAAAGCGGGGAAGCCGAAAATTCCAACTCGGTACAACACGCAGAGCGAACTCGAAGCGGACGTGCAGCCGGGCGCAAACACCTTCGATTTTGACCTCTCGTCGCAACGCAGCAGATCCGGCAGGAGGAGATAA